In the Pseudomonas sp. DTU_2021_1001937_2_SI_NGA_ILE_001 genome, one interval contains:
- a CDS encoding ABC transporter ATP-binding protein, with protein sequence MSQRVIQARNLSKQFLLRHNGGGLKQKFLGLFDSRHRERHERFNAVDDVSLTLNRGESLALIGHNGSGKSTLLQLLSGILLPTSGTVVISGRVAPLIELGVGFHPELSGAENIYLNASLFGLSNRQTRSRFNDIVDFSGLDRFIHTPVKHYSSGMYMRLGFSVAVHVEPQVLLADEVLAVGDEDFRNKCHERIRALQSEGMALILVTHAMEEGRSFCQRYITLEHGRMVDQGSF encoded by the coding sequence ATGAGCCAGAGGGTCATCCAGGCGCGCAACCTGTCCAAGCAGTTTCTGCTACGGCATAACGGTGGTGGGCTCAAGCAGAAGTTCCTCGGGCTGTTCGACAGCCGTCATCGTGAGCGTCATGAACGATTCAACGCCGTGGATGACGTATCGCTGACCCTGAACAGGGGGGAGTCGCTGGCCTTGATCGGCCATAACGGTTCGGGCAAGAGCACCTTGCTGCAACTGTTGTCCGGCATCCTGCTGCCGACCTCGGGCACTGTCGTGATCAGCGGCCGCGTGGCGCCGCTGATCGAACTTGGGGTGGGCTTTCATCCCGAGCTGAGCGGTGCGGAAAACATCTATCTGAACGCCAGTCTGTTCGGCCTGAGCAATCGCCAGACCCGTTCACGCTTCAACGACATCGTCGATTTTTCCGGCCTCGACCGCTTCATCCATACCCCGGTCAAACATTATTCGTCAGGCATGTACATGCGCCTGGGCTTCTCCGTCGCCGTGCATGTGGAACCGCAGGTACTCCTGGCGGATGAGGTCCTGGCCGTGGGCGACGAGGATTTCCGAAACAAGTGCCATGAACGCATTCGGGCCCTGCAGAGCGAAGGCATGGCCCTGATTCTGGTGACCCATGCCATGGAGGAGGGGCGCAGTTTCTGCCAGCGCTACATCACGCTTGAGCACGGTCGGATGGTCGATCAGGGCTCTTTCTGA
- a CDS encoding ABC transporter permease codes for MSSCVKPGFTLWRDLVINLVFKEIRVRYMGATLGFLWSLGNPLAVTLTYYLVFTYILPSAQERFALHLITGLVHWMLLTQMLSQSGEWLTGNANLIRKLRFPRILLPVAGALTILVFWLGVMLIYAALFPLLGGVPSLALLVYPLILASFMALLMGLGLALSVIQITVRDARHLVEVFVPLLFWMTPIVWVASSLPTAVAKWMAFNPLAPYFKSFKAILHEGVMPSASDIGLCVMLGVTSLLAGLLVFRKADSQVEYL; via the coding sequence ATGTCTTCATGCGTAAAGCCTGGTTTCACGCTTTGGCGAGACCTGGTCATCAATCTCGTCTTTAAAGAAATCAGAGTTCGTTACATGGGCGCGACCCTGGGATTCTTATGGTCCCTCGGCAATCCGCTGGCCGTAACCCTGACTTACTACCTGGTCTTCACTTACATCCTGCCCAGCGCTCAGGAGCGCTTCGCGCTGCACCTGATCACCGGTCTGGTGCATTGGATGCTGCTCACGCAGATGCTGTCGCAAAGTGGCGAGTGGCTGACCGGCAACGCCAACCTGATCCGCAAGCTGCGCTTCCCGCGCATCCTGCTGCCAGTGGCCGGTGCGCTGACCATCCTGGTGTTCTGGCTGGGGGTGATGCTGATCTACGCGGCGCTGTTCCCCTTGCTGGGTGGTGTTCCCAGCCTCGCCTTGCTGGTCTATCCACTGATTCTGGCGTCATTCATGGCCTTGCTGATGGGGCTGGGGCTGGCCCTCAGTGTCATCCAGATCACCGTGCGCGATGCCCGGCACCTAGTCGAGGTCTTCGTACCCCTGCTGTTCTGGATGACACCTATCGTCTGGGTCGCCTCGTCTTTGCCGACAGCGGTTGCCAAGTGGATGGCGTTCAATCCGCTGGCCCCTTATTTCAAGAGTTTCAAGGCCATTCTGCATGAAGGGGTGATGCCATCTGCCAGCGATATCGGTCTCTGCGTGATGCTGGGAGTGACCAGTCTGCTGGCCGGGCTGCTGGTGTTCAGAAAAGCCGACAGCCAGGTGGAGTACCTATGA
- a CDS encoding aldehyde dehydrogenase: MAELLSKEQYKALAAELKFPTQAFIDGEFRDALSGATFTTTNPATGQVLANIAAGSSADVDLAVAAAKRAFDDGRWSKLAPSARKHILLDFAQLLEDHAHELAVLESLDSGKPIQECQNVDVPETIHTLRWHAELIDKIYDFSAPTGAGAVTMVVREAIGVVGLVLPWNFPLLMLAWKIGPSLAAGCSIVVKPAKETTLTALRVAELAHQAGIPAGVFNIVPGGGREVGEPIGRHPDIAAVSFTGSTDTGRLFLKYAAESNIKRVVLELGGKNPAVVMNDVEDLDEVAQYLVAGAFWNMGENCSASSRLIVHADVKDKLLERIKVHVRDWQLGDPLDPANRLGAMVSKAHFEKVRSYLEYAVQQQLPVVEGGSTRDGVFIEPTIVDGVKADSRLFVEEIFGPVLSVTTFQTLDEAIALANDTVYGLAASAYTSNLRNALRLSREIRAGIVTVNCFGEGDASTPFGGYGESGFGGRDKSQWAHDQYTELKTIWINAQ, encoded by the coding sequence ATGGCCGAATTGCTCAGCAAGGAACAGTACAAGGCCCTGGCCGCAGAACTGAAGTTCCCCACCCAGGCATTCATCGACGGTGAGTTCCGCGACGCGTTGTCCGGCGCCACCTTCACCACCACCAATCCGGCCACCGGCCAGGTACTGGCCAACATCGCCGCTGGCAGCAGCGCCGACGTCGACCTGGCGGTGGCCGCAGCCAAGCGTGCCTTCGACGACGGGCGCTGGAGCAAGCTGGCGCCGTCGGCGCGCAAGCACATCCTGCTCGACTTCGCGCAACTGCTGGAAGACCACGCCCACGAGCTGGCGGTGCTGGAAAGCCTGGACAGCGGCAAGCCGATCCAGGAGTGCCAGAACGTCGACGTGCCGGAAACCATCCACACCCTGCGTTGGCACGCCGAGCTGATCGACAAGATCTACGACTTCAGTGCGCCTACCGGTGCCGGTGCGGTGACCATGGTGGTGCGCGAGGCCATCGGTGTGGTCGGCCTGGTGTTGCCGTGGAACTTCCCGCTGCTGATGCTGGCCTGGAAGATCGGCCCGTCGCTGGCCGCCGGCTGCTCCATCGTGGTCAAGCCCGCCAAGGAAACCACCCTGACCGCCCTGCGCGTCGCCGAGCTGGCACACCAGGCCGGTATCCCGGCAGGCGTGTTCAACATCGTGCCGGGCGGTGGCCGTGAAGTCGGCGAGCCGATCGGTCGCCACCCGGACATCGCGGCGGTGAGCTTCACCGGTTCCACCGACACCGGCCGGCTGTTCCTCAAGTACGCGGCAGAATCCAACATCAAGCGCGTGGTGCTGGAACTGGGCGGCAAGAACCCCGCCGTGGTGATGAACGACGTCGAGGACCTCGACGAAGTGGCCCAGTACCTGGTGGCTGGCGCGTTCTGGAACATGGGCGAGAACTGCTCGGCCTCCTCGCGGCTGATCGTCCACGCCGACGTCAAGGACAAGCTGCTCGAACGCATCAAGGTGCATGTTCGCGACTGGCAGCTGGGCGACCCGCTGGACCCGGCCAACCGCCTTGGCGCGATGGTCAGCAAGGCGCACTTCGAGAAGGTGCGCAGCTACCTGGAATACGCCGTGCAACAGCAACTGCCGGTGGTCGAAGGCGGCAGCACCCGTGACGGCGTGTTCATCGAACCGACCATCGTCGATGGCGTGAAGGCCGACAGCAGGCTGTTCGTCGAGGAGATCTTCGGCCCGGTGCTGAGCGTCACCACCTTCCAGACCCTGGACGAAGCCATCGCCCTGGCCAACGACACCGTCTATGGCCTGGCGGCCTCGGCCTACACCAGCAACCTGCGCAACGCGCTGCGCCTGTCGCGCGAGATCCGCGCCGGTATCGTCACGGTGAACTGCTTCGGCGAAGGCGATGCCTCGACGCCGTTCGGGGGCTATGGCGAGTCGGGTTTTGGCGGTCGCGACAAGTCGCAATGGGCGCATGATCAGTACACCGAGCTGAAGACCATCTGGATCAACGCTCAATAA
- a CDS encoding WavE lipopolysaccharide synthesis family protein, translating to MAAPVSPVAVDSALISVVIQGPLCRELGQERNILACIASVRRHLPQARIVVSTWRGEDTTDLEVEQLVLLDDPGGLRDVSGNPVNTNRMILSTRAGIQAADRPYVMKLRADHNLRSADLAVIGQPIPVASDGLSLFDAPITLTNLYMRDPERVPMLFHLSDLVQFGTREAMLALWNQPLFAEHELLHPGPSRNPFGNFLGYSALRMIPEQALLLGCLRQRGIHLTLTHPCRVRLAPLKLWDTLLTRNFTVLDHTQAGVDFPERFLAHEAVLRTLYTPHAIARLARREGQGCRWRLLKIWFNQHLLSFTRPGWWVALASMVLFNMSPALARRLRAGWRKARGTGSDAG from the coding sequence ATGGCCGCACCGGTCTCTCCTGTCGCGGTCGATTCTGCCCTGATCAGCGTGGTGATCCAGGGCCCCCTATGTCGCGAACTGGGCCAGGAACGCAATATCCTTGCCTGCATCGCCTCGGTGCGTCGGCATCTGCCCCAGGCCCGGATCGTCGTTTCGACCTGGCGGGGGGAGGACACCACGGACCTGGAAGTCGAGCAATTGGTGCTGCTGGACGATCCGGGTGGTTTGCGCGATGTCTCGGGCAACCCGGTGAACACCAATCGGATGATCCTTTCCACACGGGCCGGCATCCAGGCCGCCGACCGGCCCTACGTGATGAAGCTGCGCGCCGACCACAACCTGCGCAGTGCAGACCTGGCGGTGATCGGCCAGCCGATACCGGTCGCAAGCGATGGGCTGAGCCTGTTCGATGCGCCCATTACCCTGACCAACCTCTACATGCGTGACCCCGAGCGGGTACCCATGCTGTTCCACCTCTCCGACCTTGTGCAGTTCGGCACCCGGGAAGCGATGCTCGCCTTGTGGAACCAGCCGCTGTTCGCCGAGCACGAGCTGCTTCACCCCGGCCCGTCACGCAACCCGTTCGGCAACTTCCTGGGTTACTCGGCCCTGCGCATGATTCCCGAACAGGCGCTGCTGCTGGGCTGCTTGCGCCAGCGCGGTATACACCTGACGCTCACGCACCCCTGCCGGGTGCGCCTGGCCCCTTTGAAGTTGTGGGATACGCTACTGACGCGCAATTTCACCGTGCTCGACCATACCCAGGCCGGTGTGGACTTTCCCGAGCGATTCCTGGCCCATGAAGCGGTGCTCAGGACCCTGTACACCCCGCATGCCATCGCCCGGCTGGCCCGGCGCGAGGGCCAGGGCTGTCGGTGGAGGCTGCTGAAAATCTGGTTCAACCAGCACCTGCTCAGCTTCACGCGGCCCGGCTGGTGGGTGGCCCTGGCCTCCATGGTGCTGTTCAACATGTCGCCGGCCTTGGCGCGGCGGCTGCGAGCCGGCTGGCGCAAGGCCAGGGGCACGGGAAGCGACGCTGGATAG
- a CDS encoding phosphodiesterase — MQILSHRGYWRHPAERNQAMAFRRSFDLGFGTETDVRDLAGQLVIAHDMPGGAEMTLDELLQLMAGRNLPLAINVKADGLAEALQATFARHGHDNWFAFDMAVPDMRRYLQARLTTFTRLSEVEPSPAWLEQACGVWLDAFEDTWFSSELIDDLLAADKQVCVVSAELHGRDPEPLWRQLRPLNTREGLMLCTDRPEEANRFIKQERQ; from the coding sequence ATGCAGATCCTCAGCCATCGCGGCTATTGGCGACATCCCGCCGAGCGAAACCAGGCGATGGCCTTCAGACGCTCGTTCGACCTGGGTTTCGGCACCGAGACCGACGTGCGTGACCTGGCAGGCCAGCTGGTGATTGCCCACGACATGCCCGGCGGCGCCGAGATGACCCTTGATGAGCTACTGCAGCTCATGGCCGGCCGCAACCTGCCGCTGGCCATCAACGTCAAGGCCGACGGCCTGGCCGAGGCCCTGCAGGCGACCTTTGCCCGGCATGGTCACGACAACTGGTTCGCATTCGACATGGCCGTGCCCGACATGCGCCGCTACCTGCAGGCGCGCCTGACCACCTTCACGCGCCTGAGCGAGGTGGAACCGTCTCCTGCCTGGCTGGAACAGGCGTGCGGGGTATGGCTGGATGCCTTCGAGGACACATGGTTTTCCAGTGAATTGATCGACGACCTGCTGGCCGCCGACAAGCAGGTCTGCGTGGTGTCTGCGGAACTTCATGGTCGCGACCCGGAGCCGCTGTGGCGGCAACTGCGACCGCTCAACACCAGGGAGGGCCTGATGCTGTGCACTGACCGGCCCGAAGAAGCCAATCGTTTCATCAAGCAGGAGCGACAATGA
- a CDS encoding OsmC domain/YcaO domain-containing protein gives MEIKVNFLDNLRLEAKFDDFTVIADQPIRYKGDGSAPGPFDYFLASSALCAAYFVKLYCQTRDIPTENIRLSQNNIVDPENRYNQIFKIQVELPADISEKDRQGILRSIDRCTVKKVVQTGPEFIIEEVDNLDADAQALLLPSGDAGASTYILGKDLPLEQTIANMSGLLAGLGMKIEIASWRNIVPNVWSLHVRDAHSPMCFTNGKGSTKESALASALGEFIERLNCNFFYNDQFWGEDIANAPFVHYPNERWFKPGRQDALPKDILDPYCLEIYNPDGELRGSHLYDTNSGNIERGICCLPYVRQSDGETVYFPSNLVENLFLSNGMSAGNTLAEAQVQCLSEIFERAVKREILEGELALPDVPQEVLARYPGILAGIQGLEEQGFPVLVKDASLGGEFPVMCVTLMNPRTGGVFASFGAHPSFEVALERSLTELLQGRSFEGLNDLPQPTFESQALMEPNNFVEHFIDSSGVVSWRFFSARADYEFVDWDFSAEGEDANAQEAATLFGILEGMGKEVYMAVYEDLGAKACRILVPGYSEIYPVDDLIWDNTNKALFFREDILNLHRLDDEALGDLLQRLEESELDEYGDITTLIGIEFDDNAAWGQLTILELKLLINLALQRFEEAKEQVEMFLQYNDNTVERGLFYQALNVVLEVQLDSDLELDDYVVNFRRMFGSERLDAALGSVDGSVRFHGLTPTSMALEGLDRHQRLIDSYKKLHAARARAAGLAG, from the coding sequence ATGGAAATCAAGGTCAACTTTCTCGACAACCTCCGCCTCGAAGCCAAGTTCGATGACTTCACGGTGATCGCCGACCAGCCGATTCGCTACAAGGGCGATGGCTCGGCACCGGGGCCGTTCGACTACTTCCTGGCGTCTTCGGCGCTGTGCGCGGCCTATTTCGTCAAGCTGTACTGCCAGACCCGCGACATTCCCACCGAGAACATCCGCCTGTCGCAGAACAACATCGTCGACCCGGAGAACCGCTACAACCAGATCTTCAAGATCCAGGTCGAGCTGCCCGCAGACATCTCCGAGAAGGACCGCCAGGGCATCCTGCGCTCCATCGATCGCTGCACAGTGAAGAAGGTGGTGCAGACCGGCCCGGAATTCATCATCGAGGAAGTCGACAACCTCGACGCCGATGCCCAGGCCCTGCTGCTGCCCAGCGGTGACGCTGGCGCCAGCACCTACATCCTCGGCAAGGACCTGCCACTGGAGCAGACCATCGCCAACATGTCCGGGCTGCTGGCCGGGTTGGGCATGAAGATCGAGATCGCCTCGTGGCGCAACATCGTACCCAATGTCTGGTCGCTTCACGTGCGCGACGCGCATTCGCCAATGTGCTTCACCAACGGCAAGGGCTCGACCAAGGAGAGCGCGCTGGCCTCGGCGCTGGGCGAGTTCATCGAGCGTCTGAACTGCAACTTCTTCTACAACGACCAGTTCTGGGGCGAAGACATCGCCAACGCGCCGTTCGTGCATTACCCCAACGAGCGCTGGTTCAAGCCGGGGCGCCAGGACGCCCTGCCCAAGGACATCCTCGACCCGTACTGCCTGGAAATCTACAACCCGGACGGCGAGCTGCGCGGCTCGCACCTGTACGACACCAACTCCGGCAACATCGAACGCGGCATCTGCTGCCTGCCTTATGTGCGCCAGTCCGACGGCGAGACGGTGTACTTCCCTTCCAACCTGGTCGAGAACCTGTTCCTCAGCAACGGCATGAGCGCCGGCAACACCCTGGCCGAAGCCCAGGTGCAGTGCCTGTCGGAAATCTTCGAGCGCGCGGTCAAGCGCGAAATCCTCGAAGGCGAGCTGGCTCTGCCAGACGTTCCGCAGGAGGTGCTGGCGCGCTACCCCGGCATTCTCGCCGGTATCCAGGGCCTGGAAGAGCAGGGCTTCCCGGTGCTGGTCAAGGATGCCTCGCTGGGCGGTGAATTTCCGGTGATGTGCGTGACGCTGATGAACCCGCGCACCGGCGGCGTGTTCGCCTCGTTCGGTGCGCATCCGAGCTTCGAGGTGGCGCTGGAGCGCAGCCTCACCGAACTGCTGCAGGGGCGCAGCTTCGAAGGCCTGAACGACCTGCCGCAGCCGACCTTCGAAAGCCAGGCGCTGATGGAACCGAACAACTTCGTCGAGCACTTCATCGACTCCAGCGGTGTGGTGTCGTGGCGCTTCTTCAGCGCCCGCGCGGACTACGAGTTCGTCGACTGGGACTTCTCCGCCGAAGGCGAAGACGCCAACGCGCAGGAAGCCGCGACGCTGTTCGGCATCCTCGAAGGCATGGGCAAGGAGGTCTACATGGCCGTCTATGAAGATCTCGGCGCCAAGGCCTGCCGCATCCTGGTGCCGGGCTACTCGGAAATCTACCCGGTGGACGACCTGATCTGGGACAACACCAACAAGGCGCTGTTCTTCCGCGAAGACATCCTCAACCTGCACCGCCTGGACGACGAAGCACTCGGCGACCTGCTGCAGCGCCTGGAAGAAAGCGAGCTGGACGAGTACGGCGACATCACCACGCTGATCGGCATCGAATTCGACGACAACGCCGCCTGGGGCCAGCTGACCATCCTGGAGCTGAAACTGCTGATCAACCTGGCCCTGCAGCGCTTCGAAGAGGCCAAGGAGCAAGTGGAGATGTTCCTGCAGTACAACGACAACACCGTCGAGCGCGGGCTGTTCTACCAGGCCTTGAACGTGGTGCTGGAAGTGCAGCTCGACAGCGACCTGGAGCTGGACGACTACGTGGTCAACTTCCGCCGCATGTTCGGCAGCGAGCGCCTGGACGCGGCGCTGGGTTCGGTGGACGGCAGCGTGCGCTTCCACGGCCTGACACCAACCAGTATGGCCCTGGAAGGCCTCGACCGGCATCAGCGGCTGATCGACAGCTACAAGAAATTGCATGCGGCGCGGGCGCGTGCCGCAGGGCTGGCCGGTTGA
- a CDS encoding glycosyltransferase family 2 protein — protein sequence MLQIIVPMAGAGSRFAAAGYQDPKPLIPVHGVPMIKLVIENLTPSRPHRFIFVCQAEHVAAYGLEERLKVWAPDCAIVELHGLTEGAACTVHAARDVIDRSQPVMIANSDQYVDLTIDDYLQAMDDKGLDGLIMTMQADDPKWSFVGFDGQGLIDRVVEKQVISDEATVGIYNFRSGAQLLDAIEAMLRKNLRVNGEFYVAPVYNEIIAQGGRVSHYSVGREGQGMHGLGIPADLDHFLSLPVSRRATATEAD from the coding sequence ATGTTGCAAATCATCGTTCCCATGGCAGGTGCCGGAAGTCGCTTCGCGGCTGCCGGGTATCAGGATCCCAAACCGCTCATTCCCGTGCACGGCGTGCCGATGATCAAGCTGGTGATCGAAAACCTCACGCCCTCACGGCCCCATCGTTTCATCTTCGTCTGTCAGGCCGAACATGTCGCCGCCTATGGTCTTGAGGAACGACTCAAGGTCTGGGCGCCAGATTGCGCGATCGTCGAGCTGCACGGCCTGACCGAAGGGGCTGCGTGCACCGTGCATGCCGCCCGGGACGTGATCGACAGGTCCCAACCGGTGATGATCGCCAACAGTGACCAGTATGTGGACCTGACGATCGACGACTACCTCCAGGCCATGGACGACAAAGGTCTCGATGGCCTGATCATGACCATGCAGGCCGATGACCCGAAATGGTCCTTCGTAGGCTTCGACGGCCAGGGGCTGATCGACCGCGTGGTCGAAAAACAGGTCATTTCCGACGAGGCCACCGTGGGTATCTACAACTTCCGCAGTGGCGCCCAGCTGCTCGATGCCATCGAAGCGATGCTGCGCAAGAACCTGCGGGTCAACGGCGAGTTCTACGTGGCCCCGGTGTACAACGAGATCATCGCTCAGGGCGGACGAGTCAGTCATTACAGCGTGGGCCGTGAGGGCCAGGGCATGCACGGCCTGGGCATACCGGCCGACCTTGACCACTTCCTGAGCCTGCCCGTCAGCCGCCGGGCGACGGCCACGGAGGCGGACTGA
- a CDS encoding HAD family hydrolase, which yields MIKAIIFDMDGVLIEAKEWHYDALNKALNLFGYHISRHEHLTAYDGLPTSRKLDMLSVEHDLPVALHPFINEMKQQYTMEIVHAQCKPTFVHQYALSSLKRMGYRLAVASNSIRHTVQVMMDKANLGQYLDLQLSNEDVARAKPAPDIYLKAIETLGLTPQQCLIVEDNDNGIKAAKASGAHVLVVGETTDVNLSNILGKIASIDPQPLREGRA from the coding sequence ATGATCAAGGCCATCATCTTCGACATGGACGGCGTGCTGATCGAGGCCAAGGAATGGCACTACGATGCCCTGAACAAGGCCCTCAACCTGTTCGGCTACCACATCAGCCGCCACGAGCACCTGACCGCGTATGACGGGCTGCCGACCTCGCGCAAGCTCGACATGCTCAGCGTCGAGCACGACCTGCCAGTGGCGCTGCATCCTTTCATCAACGAAATGAAGCAGCAGTACACCATGGAAATCGTGCATGCCCAGTGCAAGCCGACCTTCGTGCACCAGTATGCGCTGTCCTCGCTCAAGCGCATGGGCTATCGCCTGGCGGTGGCCTCCAACTCGATCCGCCATACGGTGCAGGTGATGATGGACAAGGCCAACCTGGGCCAGTACCTGGACTTGCAGCTTTCCAACGAGGACGTCGCCAGGGCCAAGCCGGCGCCGGATATCTACCTCAAGGCCATCGAAACACTGGGGCTGACGCCACAGCAATGCCTGATCGTCGAGGACAACGATAACGGCATCAAGGCTGCCAAGGCCTCCGGTGCGCATGTGCTGGTAGTTGGCGAGACGACCGACGTCAACCTCAGCAACATCCTGGGCAAGATTGCCTCCATCGATCCTCAGCCGCTCAGGGAGGGCCGCGCATGA
- a CDS encoding methyl-accepting chemotaxis protein: MATSHEAAQADSRLQRQLQELDQLATAMQEMSSTADDVASNAQAAAQAALAANHEAESGEHVVLRSTEAIRHLAAEMEEAGQAILDLARFSDNIESILSVITSIAEQTNLLALNAAIEAARAGESGRGFAVVADEVRTLASRTQQSTQEIRQMIDQLQSGVHQAETRMQKSRDSASRTAEQAGAANDMLARIREAILRINDMNTQIAAAAEQQSATTEEINRNTTNIRDLSHEVAAGTEEQVRQCSMMVEQVQQQSHLLGRFNV, encoded by the coding sequence GTGGCGACCTCGCACGAAGCCGCCCAGGCCGACAGCCGACTGCAGCGTCAGTTGCAGGAGCTGGACCAGCTGGCCACCGCCATGCAGGAAATGTCCTCGACCGCCGACGACGTGGCGAGCAACGCCCAGGCCGCCGCCCAGGCCGCGCTGGCGGCCAACCATGAAGCCGAAAGCGGCGAGCACGTGGTACTGCGCTCCACCGAAGCGATCCGCCACCTGGCGGCGGAAATGGAAGAGGCCGGCCAGGCCATCCTCGACCTGGCACGCTTCAGCGACAACATCGAGTCGATCCTGTCGGTGATCACCAGCATTGCTGAACAGACCAACCTGCTGGCCCTCAACGCCGCCATCGAGGCCGCGCGGGCGGGTGAGTCAGGGCGCGGCTTCGCCGTGGTGGCCGACGAAGTACGTACCCTGGCTTCGCGTACCCAACAGTCGACCCAGGAAATCCGCCAGATGATCGACCAGTTGCAGTCCGGTGTGCACCAGGCCGAGACGCGCATGCAGAAGAGCCGTGACAGCGCGAGCAGAACCGCCGAACAGGCTGGTGCGGCCAACGACATGCTGGCGCGCATCCGCGAAGCGATTCTGCGCATCAACGACATGAACACGCAGATCGCCGCTGCCGCCGAGCAGCAGAGCGCGACCACCGAAGAGATCAACCGCAACACTACCAACATCCGCGACCTCAGCCACGAAGTGGCGGCCGGCACCGAGGAGCAGGTGCGTCAGTGCTCGATGATGGTCGAACAGGTTCAGCAGCAGAGCCACCTGTTGGGCCGCTTCAACGTCTGA
- a CDS encoding glycosyltransferase family 2 protein, whose amino-acid sequence MSALNIVLLSALAGESCEEHGPYPDYLAERSGKPLIQSLIDDCAGLEPARIICTFTDTDIARLHLRNMVQQMHPAASVLPVHGITRGAACTVLLASEQIDNQDELLILSTSDRVEIDLEDVLGGLRGNGNDAGVVIFRSLHPRYSFVRLDADDRVVEAAEKNPISPHAIAGVYWFRHGAAFVAAAKEMIRKDARVNDSFFIAPVLNELVLQHRRIGVYRIESARYHPLKTASQLQAFEAGSAR is encoded by the coding sequence ATGAGCGCATTGAACATCGTGCTGTTATCCGCCCTCGCTGGTGAGAGCTGCGAGGAGCATGGTCCGTATCCCGACTACCTGGCCGAACGCAGCGGCAAGCCGCTGATCCAGTCATTGATCGACGACTGCGCCGGGCTGGAGCCAGCGCGGATCATCTGCACCTTCACCGATACCGATATCGCCCGGTTGCATCTGCGCAACATGGTTCAGCAGATGCACCCGGCGGCCAGTGTGCTGCCGGTTCATGGCATTACGCGTGGCGCGGCCTGCACCGTGCTGCTGGCCAGCGAGCAGATCGACAACCAGGATGAGCTGCTGATTCTCAGCACCAGCGACCGGGTGGAGATCGATCTCGAGGACGTACTGGGCGGGTTGCGTGGCAATGGCAACGACGCTGGCGTGGTGATCTTCCGCTCCCTGCACCCGCGCTACTCTTTCGTGCGCCTCGATGCCGACGACCGAGTCGTCGAAGCGGCCGAGAAGAACCCGATCAGCCCGCATGCGATAGCCGGTGTCTACTGGTTCCGCCACGGCGCGGCCTTCGTGGCGGCTGCCAAGGAAATGATCCGCAAGGATGCGCGGGTCAACGACAGCTTTTTCATCGCTCCGGTACTCAACGAGCTGGTGTTGCAGCATCGTCGTATCGGCGTCTATCGCATCGAGTCCGCTCGCTACCATCCGCTGAAGACCGCCAGCCAGCTTCAGGCTTTCGAAGCCGGGAGTGCCCGATGA
- a CDS encoding DMT family transporter: MIASSNVAQPACASVHRNALVSAHVAAILFGLTGILGALIQADSSIITFARAAFAVLALGAFAQLQGRPVFRGLDGRRLAVLVASGVFLTSHWISFFIAVKVGGVAVATLGFASFPAFIALIDRLVFRERIAFGEALLVAMVTFGLVLVVPSFDFANQGTKGLLWGLASGFSFAVLAVINRRYIKGLDSMQVAFWQNLTVSLLVAPFVVNSLGQHVLSTLDWIYLAVLGVLCTGLSQYLFVRSLKVLDARSAGLIIALEPVYAIACAWALFSEEPSLRMLLGAAIIIFATVISARGKKAVEASTH; encoded by the coding sequence ATGATCGCTTCTTCCAATGTCGCGCAGCCCGCCTGCGCGTCAGTGCATCGCAACGCCCTCGTTTCGGCCCATGTCGCGGCCATCCTGTTCGGCCTCACCGGCATTCTCGGTGCCTTGATCCAGGCCGACTCCAGCATCATCACCTTTGCTCGTGCAGCCTTCGCCGTACTGGCCCTGGGCGCCTTCGCGCAGTTGCAGGGGCGTCCGGTGTTTCGCGGTCTGGACGGGCGCCGGCTCGCTGTGCTGGTCGCTTCCGGCGTGTTCCTGACCTCGCACTGGATCAGCTTCTTCATTGCCGTGAAGGTCGGCGGCGTGGCAGTGGCCACCCTCGGTTTCGCCAGCTTCCCGGCATTCATCGCGCTGATCGACCGGCTGGTGTTCCGCGAGCGCATCGCGTTCGGCGAGGCGTTGCTGGTGGCCATGGTCACCTTTGGCCTGGTGTTGGTGGTGCCGTCCTTCGACTTCGCCAACCAGGGCACCAAGGGCCTGCTGTGGGGCCTGGCCTCGGGCTTCTCCTTCGCCGTACTGGCGGTCATCAACCGCCGCTACATCAAGGGCCTGGACTCGATGCAGGTGGCCTTCTGGCAGAACCTCACGGTGTCACTGCTGGTCGCGCCGTTCGTGGTCAACAGCTTGGGTCAGCATGTACTGAGCACCCTGGACTGGATCTACCTGGCGGTCCTCGGGGTGTTGTGCACCGGGCTGTCGCAGTACCTGTTCGTGCGCAGCCTCAAGGTGCTCGACGCCCGCAGTGCCGGGCTGATCATCGCCCTGGAGCCGGTCTATGCCATCGCCTGTGCCTGGGCGCTGTTCAGTGAAGAGCCGTCGCTGCGCATGCTGCTGGGCGCGGCGATCATCATCTTCGCCACGGTGATTTCGGCGCGCGGCAAAAAGGCGGTGGAGGCAAGCACCCACTGA